A DNA window from Oncorhynchus tshawytscha isolate Ot180627B linkage group LG13, Otsh_v2.0, whole genome shotgun sequence contains the following coding sequences:
- the LOC112264659 gene encoding synaptic vesicle glycoprotein 2A, producing the protein MEDGYQNKTAFIKGAKDIAKEVKRQAAKKVGRGVDKMTDEYSKRSYARFEEDDDDDYPGVPGGQDSGYYRGNSQAANDDEGGHSDSTEGHDEDDEIYEGEYQGIPRADSSKAADSLAGGDGQQFRDMAQFEGERRKDQEELAQQYETILQECGHGRFQWTLYFVLGLALMADGVEIFVVGFVLPSAEKDMCLSEESKGMLGLIVYLGMMVGAFVWGGLADRIGRRQSLLICLSINSVFSFFSSFVQGYSTFLFCRLLSGVGIGGSIPIVFSYYSEFLAQEKRGEHLSWLCMFWMIGGIYASAMAWAIIPHYGWSFQMGSAYQFHSWRVFVLVCAFPSVAAIASLTTMPESPRFFLENGKHDEGWMILKQVHDTNMRAKGHPEKVFSVTTIKTVKQMDELVDMGGDISTLRRYKLKLASLFHQVRSNFLAIFNPEYRRTTFMMMAVWFTMSFSYYGLTVWFPDMIKYIQKQDYASRTKFFTKERVEHVTFNFTLENQVHRQGQYFNDKFINLKMKSMVFEDSLFEECYFEDITSSRSFFRNCTFISTLFYNTDLFQNRIINSKLVNSTFLHNKEGCLLDFTDDNNAYMIYFVSFLGTLAVLPGNIVSALLMDKIGRLRMLAGSSVISCVSCFFLSFGSTESGMIALLCLFGGISIASWNALDVLTVELYPSDKRTTAFGFLNALCKLAAVLGISIFQSFVGITKAVPILFAAGALAAGSFLALKLPETRGQVLQ; encoded by the exons ATGGAGGACGGCTATCAGAATAAGACAGCCTTTATAAAGGGCGCCAAAGACATTGCCAAGGAGGTCAAGCGCCAGGCGGCCAAGAAAGTGGGCCGCGGTGTGGACAAGATGACCGACGAGTACAGCAAACGCTCATACGCCCGCTTTGAGGAAGACGACGACGATGACTACCCTGGAGTGCCTGGGGGGCAGGACAGTGGCTACTACCGGGGCAACAGCCAGGCAGCCAATGACGATGAAGGTGGCCACAGCGACTCCACAGAGGGCCACGACGAAGACGACGAGATCTACGAGGGCGAGTACCAGGGCATTCCCCGCGCTGACTCGAGCAAGGCTGCCGACAGCCTAGCAGGGGGAGATGGGCAGCAGTTCAGGGACATGGCACAGTTTgagggggaaaggaggaaggATCAAGAAGAGCTAGCCCAGCAGTACGAGACCATCCTGCAGGAGTGTGGCCATGGAAGGTTCCAGTGGACCCTCTACTTTGTGCTGGGGCTGGCCCTCATGGCGGACGGTGTAGAGATTTTTGTGGTGGGCTTTGTGCTCCCCAGCGCCGAGAAAGATATGTGTCTGTCAGAGGAAAGCAAGGGCATGTTGG GTCTGATTGTTTATCTGGGAATGATGGTCGGTGCATTCGTGTGGGGTGGGCTCGCTGATCGGATAGGCCGACGGCAGTCCCTTCTTATCTGTCTCTCCATCAACAGcgtcttctccttcttctcctcctttgtCCAGGGCTACAGCACCTTTCTCTTCTGCCGACTACTTTCTGGTGTTGG GATCGGTGGTTCCATCCCCATTGTGTTTTCCTACTACTCAGAGTTTCTGGCCCAGGAGAAACGTGGGGAGCACCTCAGTTGGCTCTGCATGTTCTGGATGATTGGTGGCATCTATGCCTCAGCTATGGCATGGGCCATCATCCCACACTATG GCTGGAGTTTCCAGATGGGCTCTGCGTACCAGTTCCACAGCTGGCGTGTGTTCGTCCTGGTGTGTGCATTTCCCTCTGTTGCGGCTATTGCTTCTCTCACCACCATGCCAGAAAGCCCGCGCTTCTTCTTAGAG AACGGAAAACACGACGAAGGCTGGATGATTCTGAAACAAGTTCACGACACCAACATGAGAGCAAAGGGGCACCCAGAGAAGGTGTTTTCT GTCACCACCATCAAGACTGTAAAGCAGATGGACGAGCtggtggacatgggaggagacatATCAACTTTGCGACGCTATAAATTGAAGCTGGCCAGCCTATTCCACCAG GTGCGGAGTAACTTCTTGGCCATCTTCAATCCAGAATACAGAAGGACCACCTTCATGATGATGGCTGTCTGGTTTACCATGTCGTTCAG CTACTATGGGCTGACAGTGTGGTTCCCTGACATGATCAAGTACATCCAGAAGCAGGACTATGCCTCGCGCACCAAGTTCTTCACCAAGGAGCGAGTGGAGCATGTCACTTTTAACTTCACCTTGGAGAACCAAGTGCACCGCCAAGGACAGTACTTCAACGACAA GTTCATCAACCTTAAGATGAAGTCCATGGTGTTTGAGGACTCTTTGTTTGAGGAGTGCTACTTTGAGGACATCACCTCGAGCAGAAGCTTCTTCAGAAACTGCACCTTCATCTCAACCCTCTTTTACAATACAG ACTTGTTCCAGAACAGAATCATCAACAGCAAACTGGTAAACAGCACTTTCCTACACAACAAGGAAGGCTGTCTGCTGGACTTCACTGATGACAACAACGCCTACATGATCTACTTTGTCAGTTTCCTGGGCACATTGGCCGTGTTGCCCGGCAACATTGTGTCAGCCCTGCTGATGGACAAAATTGGCCGTCTGAGGATGTTGG CGGGATCAAGTGTCATATCTTGTGTCAGCTGTTTCTTCCTGTCATTCGGCAGTACCGAGTCGGGAATGATCGCCCTTTTATGTCTCTTTGGCGGCATCAGCATAGCTTCATGGAATGCCCTGGATGTGTTGACTGTGGAACTGTACCCCTCGGATAAAAG GACCACTGCATTTGGCTTCTTAAATGCCCTTTGCAAGTTGGCTGCTGTCCTGGGCATAAGCATCTTCCAGTCATTTGTAGGCATCACCAAAGCTGTGCCCATCTTGTTCGCTGCGGGTGCACTCGCTGCCGGGAGTTTCCTAGCACTAAAGCTGCCTGAAACACGGGGCCAGGTGCTGCAGTAG
- the LOC112264658 gene encoding dysbindin, with translation MSSSPGSMDGSQRNSSDKVPPQVNEAEPAQVKLKEVDPPQVKPKEVESSQFKLKEVEPALVNLKERQKFFEEAFQQDMDQYQSTGYLQISERRGPIGSFSSMEVNVDMLEQMDLTDMSDHESLDVFLHSGGEDNSVASPMLGPDVESLTTEITLQVPTQAELRHTLSSLSSTDRQDTKAREDEGGREDHIYCTAGVQSYETEVPPNIGLAGRPLLQPPRNQTLKH, from the exons ATGTCTTCTTCTCCAGGATCCATGGACGGCAGCCAGAGGAATAGCT CGGATAAGGTGCCACCCCAGGTGAACGAGGCGGAGCCTGCCCAGGTTAAGTTAAAGGAGGTGGATCCTCCCCAGGTGAAGCCAAAGGAGGTGGAGTCTAGCCAGTTTAAGCTGAAGGAGGTGGAGCCTGCCCTGGTGAATCTGAAGGAGAGGCAGAAGTTCTTTGAAGAGGCATTCCAGCAAGACATGGACCAGTACCAGTCCACCGGCTACCTGCAGATcagtgagaggagag GGCCAATAGGCAGCTTTTCATCCATGGAGGTGAACGTAGACATGCTGGAGCAGATGGACCTGACGGACATGTCCGACCATGAGAGCCTTGACGTCTTCCTCCACTCTGGGGGAGAGGACAACAGCGTTGCCTCGCCCATGCTGG gtCCAGACGTGGAGTCGTTAACCACAGAGATCACACTGCAGGTTCCCACCCAGGCTGAGCTAAGACACacactctcctccctttcatccacTGACAGGCAGGACACCAAGGCCAGGGAGGATGAAGGGGGTAGGGAGGACCACATCTACTGTACTGCCGGGGTGCAATCATACGAAACAGAGGTTCCCCCCAACATAGGCCTAGCAGGGAGGCCACTGCTCCAGCCACCCAGAAACCAGACACTTAAACACTGA